From a region of the Leishmania major strain Friedlin complete genome, chromosome 32 genome:
- a CDS encoding putative NUDIX hydrolase dihydroneopterin triphosphate pyrophosphohydrolase/hydrolase, whose translation MVIVRGQDGCAYRRSVQVFFVNERAQFLLCQPAGTSNVKFRQTVQGGSEGDESPQKTAQRETWEEIGVDLDKDATFLCEVHPSAAVSGEHGQAEDVRNEKNEIVSERRKEFRYKSKTWRKLGISGQELYPLLYLLKSEKLRHVDTLGSKRGVRTEFWSVAWGSLADLAEKAPPRKRAVMRSVCNAVAAAAMPLLELRGYPTSGSTNLISRAQTAV comes from the coding sequence ATGGTGATTGTTCGCGGCCAAGACGGCTGTGCGTATCGTCGCAGCGTTCAGGTATTTTTCGTGAATGAGAGGGCTCAATTTCTTCTTTGCCAGCCTGCGGGGACGAGCAACGTGAAGTTCCGCCAAACGGTGCAAGGCGGCAGTGAGGGGGACGAGTCGCCGCAGAAAACGGCGCAGCGTGAGACGTGGGAAGAGATCGGAGTTGATCTTGACAAAGACGCCACGTTTTTGTGCGAGGTGCACCCGTCTGCCGCCGTGTCGGGAGAGCACGGCCAAGCGGAAGATGTcagaaacgaaaagaacGAAATCGTGTCCGAGCGCCGCAAGGAATTTCGGTACAAGAGCAAGACGTGGCGGAAATTGGGCATCAGCGGCCAAGAGCTGTACCCCCTTCTCTACCTACTAAAAAGCGAGAAGTTACGGCACGTGGACACTCTTGGATCGAAGCGCGGCGTTCGGACAGAGTTTTGGTCGGTCGCGTGGGGATCGTTGGCAGACTTGGCAGAGAAGGCGCCTCCTAGGAAGAGAGCAGTGATGCGTTCTGTGTGCAatgctgtggctgctgctgccatgcCGCTTCTGGAGTTGCGTGGCTACCCCACCTCTGGTTCCACGAACCTGATTAGCCGTGCGCAAACAGCAGTTTAG